The nucleotide window AGATTTGAGTACAGTCCACCGTGTAGTTTATTCATATCATAGAATGATTTATTCAACAGCAGGAGGCCGGGCTGCTTGAAACAGAAAtcagcattcataaataccccagacagtttctctactcctataggtggagagcgcatcacatgggggtgtttaaacctttgataatgaccagctggagctgtttataacaagctggcttccgcgtgtcaggcgcgcaagattatcacgaggaacgcaattcatagctatagtaaCAGCCCATAATCTAAGCGCGCACGCGAAATCTAAGCGTGCGCGCATTCACACAACCCACACGCAtcaaatttttaaatgtttttaacacgttttttaacaaaagggcatttatgaatgggaataaaagagtagtgactcgttcttaaacgtccgtttaaaaccttgcagggtcgttgccatgtgataaaggccctcgcttCTGCTCGGGCCTTGAATCACTGGTCGCCGCCcctgccggtgtggcggtttcaactttccgctgtgttcagttttccgaatgaccaaatacggtagcattacgtcatgcgatgcctgcgcacagcaagcgaaagtagtccatttttagtgccgtattgagtcatccattaccctccggtagctgtcatggcggcgtccacgagtcgactacaactagcggcaaacgcgtggatcgtatgagttgttttttatgcaagcagagtgtgacctgcctaaagttgtacccatgaatacatgtaaagatggggcaagagattatgtgactacacagaaaagaatcgtaatataaacaatttgggggtcactgctgagagaactacagcactcgccagggtactcgcggcggtatctgacaggtcacccggaaaactgaacacgccggaaagctaaaaccgttcgaacaacgtgctgatatgtccgactacgtcacccggaaaactgaacacggcggaagactgaaaccgccacaccggcttTAACCAGCcattgaagaactcgtcgctaccccgttattcccttatttaaaaaaaaaaaattgcggtTTACCACCAGGGTCTATTGCATGAAGTTGTCGAGCAGAACATACTGCCTAGCAAAAACTTCTTTGCTGAGCCAAACAAATGTGTTGACTTGATGttaatttttgctggtaacctgtttctgtacctagcacattttatttattacttacaggctttatgaaattgggccctggatatCCGATATCTACATTTTCTTTTCAGGGACAAAAAGCATTCAGGGACAGGGCTAGTTTAGATCTAGCAACATATTTGGTGTTTTGAAGTTGAGAAGATATCGTCAGTAGGCTATTAATTTGGTAGTTCAACAAATTTTACATctaataaatgtttgttttacaatcaaATGGAATCACTGGGTAATATGTTGTTTTAAGATATTTATGTTCTGCCACAAATAGTTATCAAGCTCAGATTCACAATCACAATTTTGATCTCAAAAGTTGAGATCTAAAAATTGTATTAATCACCCataaggcactggaaactatcagtaattactcaaaatagttgcataaaaacttaatgtgAAAAAGCAATGGAGCtgatgaagtgacgtagttttcgagaaagaagtaattttccacttaaatatttaaatttgattttgagacctcagaattagattttgagcaatcaagcatctgaaagcacacaactctgtgtgacaagggtgttttttctttcattattatcccacaactttgacgaccaatgcatatgttaagatacaccaagtgagaagcctggtttttgaaaattaccaatagtgtccagtgcctttaatgatacctatcatcatacaaaaataaaccaacCTAACAAGGATTTAAtatcaaaatattgttgtttttgtttgtttgttgatgccAAAATGGATATCATTAGTTATACATCTTTTTAATACAATGTTTTGCCAAATTCTTCAGCTCAGACACCACTATTGATCACTTTTGTCAATTAATTATTCGCTCATTTTGAAAAAGGTTTATCAAAGTAAATCACTGCAGTCAAACCTTAATACCACTGATCATATCAATAATGTCAAGTATAAACCTAAGATATGCTGAGCAAATCTCTTAATGTCTGAAGGTATGCTGCAATGACAGCTTTCTTGTAACCCAGGTTAAGATTTTGTAGAGCTTCCGGGAACATATCCACAAATGAGCTAGAAAAGTAGATCATAGATCAGGAACTCTTTATAGGTAGAAAATAACAGCAGACAAATataaaagtctgaaatgtcTGATCTGTGAATTTTCAAAGACCTTGAattgaaatatatttgtttatgtttcgcacaaacatttttatatttgtCATCATTGCAAATACTTTAGTACAAATGAAAACACCCTGAATTTTGCTTTTTAGAATAACTAttgaatacaaataaaaatcagtCCTAAGAATGATTTGCACACAAACTATATCATAAAATCAAACATAAAATTTAGGCAAGGGCTTTTAGTGTCCTGTTTAAACATATCAGTTGACCTTCACACAGTGCCGAAACGAGGTTAAAATTTTAGGGGAGCAATTCTGGTGAAGCTAAAACTTTAGTTTTGGTTTGCACTtttcttaaagacctgcttgaacgaaaatgccaagtcgtaaactttgctgaaattcacttaaaatgttttcaaagaatagggaaatcgagtcatatgactataaaaagatttcaattgtgtaaaaaaacaatcatttaaaatgcccttatccagcacttttctgagagatttgcgaaaagccatgttacgtaatcactctcaaaactgAAGTATGAGTAGGTATGGACTCAAAGAGAGATGTAGACAATGAATATGAATACAAATGAAAACACCCtgaattttgctttttaaaataactattgaatacaaataaaaatcagtCCTAAGAATGACTTGCACACAAACTATATCATAAAATCAAACATAAAATTTAGGCGAGGGCTTTTAGTGTCCTGTTTAAACATATCAGTTGACCTTCACAAAGTGCCGAAACGAGGTTAAAATTTTAGGGGAGCAATTCTGGTGAAGCTAAAACTTTAGTTTTGGTTTGCACTtttcttaaagacctgcttgaacgaaaatgccaagtcgtaaactttgctgaaattcacttaaaatgttttcaaagaatagggaaatcgagtcatatgactacatatcaaaattacattaaaatggtgaacaagtgcattataaacaagttaaaataccattgccgttgaaaacattccgctcaggtagctgtttaaaggtagtggacactttggtaattatactcaaaataattcaattattttgagtaattaccaatagtgtccactgcctttaagaacttaCTTGGCTGTTGATAGTTGTAGATGGAACTGATTTGATCCAATTTGATTTCTTCTTTTATTCTAAAAGGAACATTCACCATAACCCTGGTGAAGGGTTAAAACCGTACTTAAAATAATACAACTGAGGGTTACATTATGACGGAAGAGTTACTATTGAAGTCAAATTGTGTAGTCAAACCTAACAAATCCATTGGGCTAAAACAATGGGTACTGGTTTTCTGCTGAGTTCATGTTTGTGTTTGAACAAGTACTTGTCCCATTATATTAAATCAATGTGACaaagggtatgttcagacagcgtactaagttagacctGAACCACTTTAACTTTACGAGGTGGtcttaaaaagttgtttgacaaaatacacaaaatacgGTAGACTTAAAAAGTATTATTACTATTGAGAAATCAATTAATTGATCACATAATCAAtaggggaaatagtttaagttagagaagaaagtgtagattcatgaCTATAATatactcgccttcggctcgcacattctatccacgaatctacactttctcgttcattctccttaacataattttaatttgtagATAATACCTGCATTCTGTTTAAAAGGTAAGAAAAGATTGTACAAATCATATCTCAAATGGATAACAAAATTGGATGTGTTTTTGCTCCTATTTACGCACGAGGTGTTATCAATAAATTGATTCCTTTTTCTGCTCGCAGGACCAGAGAATTGATCCGCATAACAGGGATAGACTCGTTGACAGCCAGGTTGAAGTTTCTTAAGATCATCGCTGCAATCACTTTCATCTCGTTCATTGCAAAATTCTGCCCGATGCAATTCCTTGAGGATAGAacaatcaaaatattaaaacatgcgggaacaataaataattgttttgactTCTTCCCAATTTCTAAGTAACTAAAACCCGGCAGAATCCCCCAGGACCTGGTTGGTCAAGATCTAGAGGCCGCCCTAGGACATCTTGAATCAAgcacctttgaaaatttgttgttgatgttgtcaatgtatattttttttctgattgattgattgattgattaaactGGACCCACCAAGCATGGTTGACAGACTCTGGAACCTAGCTACTAACCGTGGACATAGGAGAGATGGACCCCAGATGTCTATGTGGTAGAGTCAGTGAGTGATAAGagtaaagtaaagtatttcaaaTGCAACTTAATTATTACCAACATTGTTAAAAGTACTGTCAAAAACTGAACACATACCCTTTAAGCTTTCAGTCAAAGGTTCAGTTTGATTAGAATTGTACATAATTGTAGAAGGAACTGATTtgattcaattttatttttttattttattccaaaAGGAAACATACCCCATAACCCTGGGAAGGGTTAAACTGTACTTTGAATAATACAACTTAGGGAATACATCATGACGGATAAGTTACTATTGAAGaggaaaacacaaattttcaaACTAACTACTTGTAGAATTGATTTCCTTCATTTTGGCATGTATCTTCAAGTTTCTCAAAGGAGTTTAGCTGAACATCTCTATCTAGTAATATAATGTCTATTTATAGGATTTATTTTAATGAATATGGGTCAATTTTGAAGAGAGgggtttgttttgaaaaggaaactctttcataatttcaaaatcCACTTGATGACACCAACTGCACTCTTTAAAACTACACACTGAATGTAGAATTTTTTAACTGCTTTCAAATTAGtcaaatagaattagctgttgcaaactgctttccaaccaaaaggacctatggtctAAATGTACCAATAAGTAGTAAGTGGCCTGACGCTTTGCCCCTGGCACAGTCCTTCTTCTCAAAgccttgagaaagactctgctagggtcaaaatgtctCAGACGTCTggctacatgtttttttttattaccgaACCCTAAAGCTCAGTTTCATAAACCCTTACATAAAGGACAATTTTTTCATGAAACGCTGTATGGTAATTACCTTGGGCCAGCAGAGAAAGGCACAAAAGCAAATGGTGGTATGGATTTAGCTCTGTCGGGTGAAAACCTATCCGGGTCAAATACTTCTGGTTCATCCCATACGTTTTCATTGTGGTGTACTCCACTGATTGCCGCAGTAACAAATGTATCTGTCAATATTGGAAGATCAAAACATCGTTAGCCATATTTCCAGCAATCCCACAGTATGGGGATATCCTTCTGCCCTCAAGAGAGCTTTAAATGAAGTAAAAATGAAGTAaaaatgagtaggattttaaactttgcatggtggataaACGATCAAATAAGGTTTGTGACATTCATGGCCATATGCTTGTTAGCGCACGTGCTTACCCATCACTAATAACAAGTAACGCAATCAATACATACAAAATCTATTTTAGGATGAAGCTTAGTTGAAAAGCACCCAAATCATCCTATATTTATCAATATAGGACTGCTATATTAAATGTTGGCATGTCGGAACAGTACATTTATGGCAAAAAATGGTTGCCATATAAGTGcttgacaaacaaaatgacaaggATTTAAGTGTCACCCCGATGTTCCAAAGACATTGCTGTTTGAGCGGTTCCCTTTGTCTGCTGAGGGCTGTTGGGGTTAATGTAACATTTAATACACTATCTTCTTGCCTCACCTTTGGGGACTGTTCTGCCATCAGGAAAGGTCAACGGTTGGGTCAACTTCCTCATGATTAAGTTGACAGGGGGATGAAAACGTAGACTCTCCTTCAGACAATTTGTCAGGTATGGCAGGTTGTTCAGATCATTCCTCCAAGTGTTAAAattacaataatttgttttatttaatatataaatGACTGCTCTTTCTTTGAATCAAGTTGAGGtactgtgttaaaggcactgttattcaaaataattgttagcataaactaAGACTaggtaaccagcaatggagagctgttgataataaaaaaaaacatcgtgggaaacagctccctctaaagcaacatagattttgaaaaagatgTAAACTctgactcaaataataacagacttcagctgaagcattttattatgcatctgacaccacacaaagtaatgcaacaagggtgctttttctttcattttctccagcaaattcgacgaccaattgagcccaaatgttcacaggcttgttatgttttgcctatgttgggaaacaccaagtgagaatactgaacAGATAAGTTACCAGTGAGGAAAGTTACCTAGGCTGTTCGCACTGGGTAAGTTACCCACTGGCTCAGGTAGTTTACCCAACAGGGCCAATAATAAGCAACATACCATTCAAACTTGTCACATTCTCTGCCTTGTAGTAGCTCATCTATCTCTTCAAGACACTTTTGTTGGAATTCTGGAAACCTTGCCATGTTATATAAAAACCATGAGACTCCTGCTGCTGTAGTGTCGTGTCCTTCAAACATGAAAGTGTCTACTTCATCATAGATCTCTTGGTCCGACAAACCCTTGCCATCTGAGTCCTGAAAGGGAAGGTAtagtatgtttggtaatcacttttaaaatggCAATagaaacttttggttagaagcctgcAGCAGCTaccgatggtataaagcatttttagaaACTATTCACTCCAAAGTAATGTGGTGATGTAAAAAACATATCAGGTttttatggcccaaaatttgaatccaagaagcgttactgccagtaacacttctcaaattgtgtattccaattaggGATTAGTCTTCAAATGTGGATGTTAACGctaccacattttgaaatgaaattttcacatagTAGTTTAATTGTATACGTCTAGAtttatgtaggattaaaacaaccaaacagtTCAGAAAACCAAGGTATACTTGGCCTTTAAAACGTCCTTTATTTTAGCGATGAAGATAAATCCATTCCTGATACTCATTCAACCATGAGTTCATGGTAAACTAAGGAATAATTTCTGGTAAATATAAAACACATTACATGACCACTTATGTTAGCAGAATGCCTGCAACTGCaacaaagatttacattaacaaCCAAAAAGTTTAATTATTTTCCTTAGCAATATAGATTTTTCTAGCTATAGGGAAAACCTAAAAATATGATGCCTGGTAGTGCTTTAAAAGTGGAGCTAAATACCAACAAAACCGTCACTGAAACCACAAAGTAGCACTCTGCAAATATTTCTAAATACAtagaaacattgtgaaaaatataaataagtaCAAAAAACTACATGAAATATTATGTTTTCCTATGCTCCATCCAAGTCACCCCCCGTCCCAAGCCAGCCCTGTTTACTGTACCTTAGCACAGAGTAGAATATCCAAGAAGTCAACATATTTCGATTGACTAGTCTTGCCTTGAGCCTTTTCCTCAGCTAACATCTGTTTCCGTTTTCCAATGATATTGCGAGCATATTCATGGACTGACTCGTAGGCACGGCGATAGCGTCTACCACTTGGACTCCACTGGTAGATGAAATCACTATGAAAGGGTAGAAACCGGAACCGATCCACGACCAACGTTGCTATATCATATATACCTTGTATATATGGATGATTGACAACACTGTGAATTGaacaaaatttattaaaaaagcATCTTCTACAAAAATACATTCCTGTTCGTCCTCTTCGCTCTGCTGGGCAATCCCTACTGACTTAAACCACCTTTTAACTAAAGTATGGTCAAAGAGCCTTCCAATTccatctgtttactttgtacaataattgttgatttcctttttacagcgcatagggacctcacggtgatatgcgctatataaaaacggttttattattgttattattacttgcCAAGATGACTCTCTTCAGACTTTCAAGGGACTTTTAAAGATCCAATTGTTTCAATCTTTCTTTTGAAACAATTCCTTTTACAATGTAGtatattttttcattgttttgctttttgttgCGCATAGAAGCTCCTGCATTATGCCATCACTACAATAAATCTTGgttgcttcactttttgagacaGTGCTGTGTGCATAAAGAACCATAAATAACAACATTGGACACTTAGAAATGTTACTAAAAACTCACGTTTGGCAGTTGCTTTCTACGCTAAAAATACACTTGAGAAGGCTATCCAGCATCAAGAGGCTCATATCACCTAACATTTCCATTGACTTTGTCTCTCCATTACAAGCAAGTTTCCACTTatcctattaaaaaaaaaagaataaataaaagtaatcaTGTTACCACAACAGGGCACAATGAAACAGAGCTGCTGCCTGCATATTAATACACAAAGGTTTACTCAGCACAAAACAATTACTAACCTGgaaagggttaccagccaattgaGTATGATGATTGTACTGTTTTTGACTGGTCTCCTTACACTGTACAGAAAATGTTCAAGCTCGGAacttatttttgattcatcgatgacacttcaaccacacatcaacaacatcgtTCGTCTGTCATCATACCACATCAGGAATATTGGTAAGATTCgtaagtacttggacaaaagtgccacattcatgcatttgttacttctcgccttgacaatggcaatgctcttctctacagtcttcctaacaaccagatttcccgtcttcaacgcctccaaaatactgctgcccgcattgtgacactgtctaagaAATCCTGTtccatcacccccattctgaaacaactacactggctccctatctctcaatgaatcatcttcaagctgatgctcattgtccacaaagcacttaatggtaaggctccccactatatttctgaacttcttcaagtttacactccatcaagaaatcttcgatcaagttccatgcttcttctcattgaacccaagtctcgacactcatggggagacaggtctttttcttcagctgcgccatgCATCTGGAagtctctaccacttaatcttagatcttgtctttgtaccacaacattcaaatctcttctcaaaacttatcttatgtcacaggttttcaaggactaattttgttgtgtctgtttttctttgttttgttttttgttttgtttgttgttggtttttactgtACCTTGAACAcctagcagggtggatacgtgcgcattacaaatcttattattattattattattaagtaatatttcctgcttaggcagctctttgaaatgtttacagatAATGGTTGAAACTTAGTATCCCATGAAAGTCATATTATAATATGGTACATTATGTATATTATACTCTGTAAAACCCCTGTAGGAAACTTCAACAAAATGTTTGGTTCAAAGTGGACAAAGTGGACAAAACTTTTGGAGACAAATTTTGGGTTATTATTAAACTTTTATCACATTTCATATTTAATCAACACTAATACAGCAAACTCTGTATAATAATCCAATCAAAATCCTTCATGTTGCGCCCCTTTATACAATTTAACTGTGCAATCCATCGatctacaaacaaaaaacataatggGAAAAGATGCCAGCTATTTTATGGATGGAGCAGCTCCAAGGAATGGGTCACAATGCACATTCTCTTACCACAAGAATATCTGCTGACTGCTGGAAAACGTTGACATATGGCTTCAAGATGTCAAAGTGGAAACCTGGTGTGAGTAGGCGTCGATTGCGCGCCCACTTCTTTCCACTTGATAACAGTAACCCATCTCCAATCCATGGCCGGACAAACGAATATGTATACTCGGCCTTAGGTTcttgttgaagaaaaaaaag belongs to Asterias rubens chromosome 6, eAstRub1.3, whole genome shotgun sequence and includes:
- the LOC117291864 gene encoding cytochrome P450 4F22-like is translated as MMGLFSNSLSLMESCLLVVILLVTVAVVFLIRLLIQTRQLKEKLSVFPEMPDRHWLLGHMHKVTFDEKEYTWGTKMVNKLSHAAVMWVGPFLPMVTVFHHETIKAVLSTGEPKAEYTYSFVRPWIGDGLLLSSGKKWARNRRLLTPGFHFDILKPYVNVFQQSADILVDKWKLACNGETKSMEMLGDMSLLMLDSLLKCIFSVESNCQTVVNHPYIQGIYDIATLVVDRFRFLPFHSDFIYQWSPSGRRYRRAYESVHEYARNIIGKRKQMLAEEKAQGKTSQSKYVDFLDILLCAKDSDGKGLSDQEIYDEVDTFMFEGHDTTAAGVSWFLYNMARFPEFQQKCLEEIDELLQGRECDKFEWNDLNNLPYLTNCLKESLRFHPPVNLIMRKLTQPLTFPDGRTVPKDTFVTAAISGVHHNENVWDEPEVFDPDRFSPDRAKSIPPFAFVPFSAGPRNCIGQNFAMNEMKVIAAMILRNFNLAVNESIPVMRINSLVLRAEKGINLLITPRA